One window of Rubrivirga sp. SAORIC476 genomic DNA carries:
- the priA gene encoding primosomal protein N', which produces MPALAHVVPLTPVDGVYTYRVPEAMADEAVPGARVLVPFGRRQITGVVAERVEGSDDKLKPLHDVLDARPALTSELLGLTKWVADYYLCAWGEAVKAALPSGTGVESHRVAHALAPADAWPDDPRGRKLLRALAEANGTGLPVAALADVLGRKSVPQNLLRRMEAAGVLRIDHEVQDAAVTAKTARHLRLGDGAEGAALRGAKQRALLDHLTEAGEVVLQAEALAATGATSSTVKGLVERGLVEAFDAEVERRADGMDAEAVAPAEALDLHPAQTAALAAIVSAIEADRAETFLLHGVTGSGKTEVYLRALRATLDRGETAIVLVPEIALTPQTVRRFRAHFGDRVAVLHSRMSPGERLDAWTRIRDGVYPIVIGPRSAVFAPLENLGLIVVDEEHESSYKQFDPAPRYHARDVAVMRAHRAGAVCVLGSATPSMESVANANAGKYTRLEMPERVPVRGPDGTTRAPAPLPPVRVLDLAREKKVRRLKGALSHELRLAIADRLAKGEQTILLQNRRGYAPVLTCEDCGWTPTCRDCAVSLTVHKTGRNLRCHYCGRAERIPRPCPECGSDDLRQLGAGTQRVEEEIAEVFPAARVLRMDLDTTSRKGAHRRILDAFGRGDADILLGTQMVAKGLDFPRVTLVGVVEADTGMLLPDFRAAERTFQLLAQVAGRAGRHELEGEVLIQTRNPEHPALQFALRHDFHGFALGELAERLALGYPPYGRLIGVELKGPHEGSTRQLAGRWGDALVTEAGKVAGVEVLGPVPALIGRVKRWWRFQILVKTPRTLPASVLASMVRAAEARVSLPSGHRVNLDVDPVGLY; this is translated from the coding sequence ATGCCCGCGCTCGCCCACGTCGTCCCGCTCACCCCCGTTGACGGCGTCTACACGTACCGCGTGCCGGAGGCGATGGCCGACGAGGCCGTGCCCGGTGCCCGCGTGCTCGTCCCATTCGGGCGGCGCCAGATCACCGGCGTCGTCGCCGAGCGGGTCGAGGGCAGTGACGACAAGCTGAAGCCGCTCCACGACGTGCTCGACGCGCGGCCTGCGCTCACGTCCGAGTTGCTGGGCCTCACGAAGTGGGTCGCCGACTACTACCTGTGCGCGTGGGGCGAGGCCGTCAAGGCGGCGCTGCCGAGCGGCACCGGCGTCGAGAGCCACCGCGTCGCCCACGCCCTCGCCCCGGCCGACGCCTGGCCGGACGACCCGCGCGGGCGCAAGCTCCTCCGTGCCCTCGCCGAGGCCAACGGCACCGGCCTCCCCGTCGCCGCGCTGGCCGACGTGCTCGGGCGCAAGTCGGTCCCCCAGAACCTGCTCCGGCGAATGGAGGCGGCTGGTGTGTTGCGCATCGACCACGAGGTGCAGGACGCCGCCGTGACGGCCAAGACCGCCCGTCACCTCCGCCTCGGCGACGGCGCAGAGGGGGCTGCGCTGCGCGGCGCCAAGCAGCGCGCCCTCCTCGACCACCTCACCGAGGCGGGTGAGGTCGTGCTCCAGGCCGAGGCGCTCGCGGCGACCGGCGCCACCAGCAGTACGGTCAAGGGGCTGGTCGAGCGAGGGCTCGTGGAGGCGTTCGACGCCGAGGTCGAGCGCCGAGCGGACGGCATGGACGCGGAGGCGGTCGCCCCGGCGGAGGCGCTGGACCTGCACCCGGCGCAGACAGCCGCGCTGGCGGCCATCGTCAGCGCCATCGAGGCGGACCGTGCGGAGACGTTCCTCCTGCACGGCGTCACGGGCTCGGGCAAGACGGAGGTCTACCTCCGCGCCCTCCGCGCCACGCTGGACCGGGGGGAGACGGCCATCGTGCTCGTCCCCGAGATCGCGCTGACGCCGCAGACGGTCCGCCGCTTCCGCGCCCACTTCGGCGACCGCGTGGCGGTCCTGCACAGCCGCATGAGCCCGGGCGAGCGGCTCGACGCGTGGACGCGCATCCGCGACGGCGTCTACCCCATCGTCATCGGCCCGCGCTCGGCCGTCTTCGCGCCGCTGGAGAACCTCGGGTTGATCGTGGTCGACGAGGAGCACGAGTCGAGCTACAAGCAGTTCGACCCGGCGCCGCGCTACCACGCCCGCGACGTGGCGGTCATGCGGGCCCACCGCGCGGGCGCCGTCTGCGTGCTCGGCTCGGCGACCCCGTCGATGGAGTCCGTCGCCAACGCCAACGCGGGCAAGTACACGCGCCTGGAGATGCCCGAGCGCGTGCCCGTCCGCGGCCCCGACGGGACCACCCGGGCGCCCGCGCCGCTGCCGCCGGTCCGCGTCCTCGACCTCGCGCGCGAGAAGAAGGTGCGCCGCCTCAAAGGTGCGCTGTCGCACGAGCTCCGCCTCGCCATCGCCGACCGGCTGGCGAAGGGCGAGCAGACGATCCTGCTCCAGAACCGCCGCGGCTACGCGCCGGTCCTGACCTGCGAGGACTGCGGGTGGACCCCGACGTGCCGCGACTGCGCCGTCTCGCTGACGGTCCACAAGACGGGCCGGAACCTCCGCTGTCACTACTGCGGACGCGCCGAGCGCATCCCCCGCCCCTGCCCCGAGTGCGGCTCCGACGACCTCCGCCAGCTCGGCGCGGGCACGCAGCGCGTCGAAGAGGAGATCGCCGAGGTCTTCCCTGCGGCTCGCGTCCTGCGGATGGACCTCGACACGACCTCACGGAAGGGCGCCCACCGCCGCATTCTGGACGCCTTCGGCCGGGGCGACGCCGACATCCTGCTCGGCACGCAGATGGTCGCGAAGGGGCTCGATTTCCCGCGCGTCACGCTCGTCGGCGTCGTCGAGGCGGACACGGGGATGCTGCTGCCCGACTTTCGCGCCGCCGAGCGGACGTTCCAGCTGCTCGCGCAGGTCGCGGGCCGCGCCGGGCGCCACGAGCTGGAGGGCGAGGTGCTGATCCAGACGCGCAACCCGGAGCACCCGGCCCTCCAGTTCGCCCTCCGGCACGACTTCCACGGCTTCGCCCTCGGCGAGCTGGCCGAGCGCCTCGCCCTCGGCTACCCGCCCTACGGCCGCCTGATCGGGGTCGAGTTGAAAGGCCCACACGAGGGGTCGACGCGCCAGCTCGCCGGGCGCTGGGGCGACGCACTCGTCACCGAGGCGGGCAAGGTCGCCGGGGTCGAGGTT